A window of the Gemmatirosa kalamazoonensis genome harbors these coding sequences:
- a CDS encoding PIG-L family deacetylase has product MKRLLCAAALTLAATKIHAQDRGAAALGRLVDGLGMTARVLVIAAHPDDEDTRLITLLAKGRHAETGYLSLTRGDGGQNLIGNELGEALGAIRTEELLAARRLDGGRQFFARAFDFGFSKSAEETFQHWPHDSVLGDVVKIVRAYRPQVVIAIWSGTPADGHGHHQASGIIAREAYDLSADTVRFPTATYGAPWAVPKFYRSTSYRGNQGATLRYDAGRYDPLLGRSYAEIAAESRSQHKSQGQGGLERKGPSIVSLRREASRVNAGTPAERERDLFDGVDTTAAGAVAACTGTASIGDSLTAAIRDARRAFDAFHPETLVAPLVRAQRLVAVCAGTNDPRARLVGRRVNDALLLAAGVAVDAEAPREVVAFGDTMPVTVTVYDRGTLPVQVRVGDSSATIAPDSAAVFRRRVAAPTTGGAWWLARPRDGDMFTVPVDVRGEEVASRPPTERVDVTVGGAQATLLAPIVYRYADAVRGDVRRPLVGAPAVSVTLDNAVEYARAGVPFARDVHVRLRSASTAPRDVTVRLELPNGLAADSAARRVTLPRYDAQADVAFHIRGTIAAGTHAIRAVAESNGERFTNGYQLVDYDHIRPQRLYRVAETRLSSVGVTLPPKASIAYVQGVGDNVAPMLAELGLPVTMLDPAAIASTDLSKFTAIVIGQRAYEASDALLAQNPWLFTWVRNGGTLVVQGGQAEMQRPGVMPFPIVVAQPTQRVTHPDAPVTVVDSTTSVLASPNRIDATDWQGWVQERARYLPRSYDSTYKAPLSMADPGEPPSRGALLVAPYGRGTYVYTTLSLFRQLPNGNPGAARLFVNLLGAKASNGGAGTTALKRRR; this is encoded by the coding sequence ATGAAGCGACTCCTCTGCGCGGCCGCATTGACGCTGGCCGCGACGAAGATCCATGCGCAGGACCGCGGCGCGGCGGCGTTGGGTCGGCTCGTCGACGGCTTGGGCATGACGGCGCGTGTGCTCGTCATCGCGGCGCACCCGGACGACGAGGACACGCGCCTCATCACGCTGCTCGCGAAGGGGCGCCACGCGGAGACCGGCTACCTGTCGCTCACGCGCGGCGACGGCGGCCAGAACCTGATCGGCAACGAGCTCGGTGAGGCGTTGGGCGCCATCCGCACGGAGGAGCTGCTCGCCGCGCGGCGGCTCGACGGCGGGCGGCAGTTCTTCGCGCGCGCGTTCGACTTCGGCTTCTCGAAGTCGGCCGAGGAGACGTTCCAGCACTGGCCGCACGACAGCGTGCTCGGCGACGTGGTGAAGATCGTGCGCGCTTACCGGCCGCAGGTCGTCATCGCGATCTGGAGCGGCACGCCGGCCGACGGGCACGGCCACCATCAGGCGAGCGGCATCATCGCGCGCGAGGCGTACGACCTCTCGGCCGACACCGTGCGCTTTCCGACGGCGACCTACGGCGCGCCATGGGCCGTGCCGAAGTTCTACCGCTCGACGAGCTACCGCGGCAACCAGGGCGCCACGCTGCGCTACGACGCGGGGCGCTACGACCCGCTGTTAGGCAGGTCGTACGCCGAGATCGCGGCCGAGAGCCGCAGCCAGCACAAGTCGCAGGGGCAGGGAGGGCTCGAGCGAAAGGGCCCGTCGATCGTGTCGCTGCGGCGCGAGGCGTCGCGCGTGAACGCGGGCACGCCCGCGGAGCGCGAGCGCGACCTGTTCGACGGCGTCGACACGACGGCGGCCGGCGCGGTGGCCGCGTGCACCGGCACGGCCTCGATCGGCGACTCCCTGACCGCCGCGATCCGCGACGCGCGCCGGGCGTTCGATGCGTTCCATCCCGAGACGCTCGTCGCGCCGCTCGTGCGCGCGCAGCGGCTCGTCGCGGTGTGCGCGGGCACGAACGATCCGCGCGCGCGGCTCGTCGGACGTCGGGTGAACGACGCGCTCCTGCTCGCCGCCGGCGTGGCCGTGGACGCCGAGGCGCCGCGCGAGGTCGTCGCGTTCGGCGACACGATGCCGGTCACCGTGACCGTGTACGACCGCGGCACGCTGCCCGTGCAGGTGCGCGTCGGCGACTCCTCGGCGACGATCGCGCCCGACAGCGCGGCGGTGTTCCGGCGGCGCGTGGCGGCGCCGACCACGGGTGGCGCGTGGTGGCTCGCCCGCCCGCGCGACGGCGACATGTTCACCGTGCCGGTCGACGTGCGCGGCGAGGAGGTCGCCTCGCGCCCGCCGACCGAGCGCGTGGACGTGACCGTGGGCGGCGCCCAGGCGACGCTGCTCGCGCCGATCGTGTACCGCTACGCGGACGCCGTGCGCGGCGACGTGCGGCGCCCGCTCGTCGGCGCGCCGGCGGTGTCGGTCACGCTCGACAACGCGGTGGAGTACGCGCGCGCCGGCGTGCCGTTCGCGCGCGACGTGCACGTGCGGCTGCGCTCGGCCAGCACGGCGCCGCGCGACGTCACGGTGCGCCTGGAGCTGCCTAACGGTCTGGCCGCCGACTCGGCGGCGCGCCGCGTCACGCTGCCGCGCTACGACGCGCAGGCCGACGTCGCGTTCCACATCCGCGGCACGATCGCCGCCGGCACGCACGCCATCCGCGCCGTGGCCGAGTCGAACGGCGAGCGGTTCACGAACGGCTATCAGCTCGTCGACTACGACCACATCCGCCCGCAGCGCCTGTACCGCGTCGCGGAGACGCGGCTGTCGTCCGTTGGCGTGACGCTGCCGCCGAAGGCGAGCATCGCGTACGTGCAGGGCGTCGGCGACAACGTCGCGCCGATGCTCGCCGAGCTCGGGCTGCCGGTGACGATGCTCGACCCGGCGGCGATCGCGTCGACGGACCTCTCGAAGTTCACGGCGATCGTCATCGGCCAGCGCGCGTATGAGGCGAGCGATGCGCTGCTCGCGCAGAACCCGTGGCTGTTCACGTGGGTGCGCAACGGCGGGACGCTCGTCGTGCAGGGTGGACAGGCGGAGATGCAGCGTCCCGGCGTGATGCCGTTCCCGATCGTCGTCGCGCAGCCGACGCAGCGCGTGACGCACCCCGACGCGCCGGTGACGGTGGTGGACTCCACGACGAGCGTGCTCGCGTCGCCGAACCGCATCGACGCGACCGACTGGCAGGGCTGGGTGCAGGAGCGCGCGCGCTACCTGCCGCGCAGCTACGACTCGACCTACAAGGCGCCGCTGTCGATGGCCGACCCCGGCGAGCCGCCGAGCCGCGGCGCGCTGCTCGTCGCGCCGTACGGACGGGGGACGTACGTCTACACGACGCTGTCGCTCTTCCGGCAGCTGCCGAACGGGAACCCGGGGGCGGCGCGGCTGTTCGTGAATCTGCTCGGAGCGAAGGCCTCCAACGGCGGCGCTGGAACGACGGCGCTGAAGCGGCGGCGCTGA